One Archangium lipolyticum DNA segment encodes these proteins:
- a CDS encoding cytochrome-c peroxidase, whose product MKLKSLVRPLILAAATVGTAAFAQAAKPAAPAAPTAAQQKVVIDRALLGVFKALPARFEDTKNPITPEKVELGRMLYFDTRLSKNQDVSCNSCHDLNKYGVDGKPTSPGHKKQLGGRNSPTVYNAGGHILQFWDGRAPNLEEQAKGPILNPVEMAMPSEARVVETLKSIPGYVTAFQKAFPGQADAVTYDNMAKAIGAFERQLVTPSRFDKYLAGDEKALTEAEKHGLKKFLEQGCQTCHNGPAIGGSLQKLGLVVPFQSKDQGRFDLTKQESDRMIFRVPTLRNVTKTGPWFHDGSITEIQTAVKLMAQHQFGKQITDEDAKAIVTFLDSLTGELPKSYIAKPKLPASGPKTPKPDPT is encoded by the coding sequence GCACCGCGGCCTTTGCTCAGGCGGCCAAACCGGCCGCACCGGCAGCCCCCACCGCCGCCCAGCAGAAGGTCGTCATCGACCGCGCCCTGCTTGGCGTGTTCAAGGCCCTGCCGGCCCGCTTCGAGGACACCAAGAACCCCATCACTCCGGAGAAGGTGGAGCTGGGACGCATGCTGTACTTCGACACCCGCCTGTCGAAGAACCAGGACGTGTCCTGCAACAGCTGCCACGATCTGAACAAGTACGGCGTGGATGGCAAGCCCACCTCGCCGGGCCACAAGAAGCAGCTGGGCGGCCGCAACTCGCCCACCGTGTACAACGCCGGTGGCCACATCCTGCAGTTCTGGGATGGCCGCGCCCCCAACCTCGAGGAGCAGGCCAAGGGCCCCATCCTCAACCCCGTCGAGATGGCGATGCCCAGCGAGGCGCGCGTCGTCGAGACGCTCAAGTCCATCCCGGGCTACGTGACCGCCTTCCAGAAGGCCTTCCCGGGCCAGGCCGACGCCGTCACCTACGACAACATGGCCAAGGCCATTGGCGCCTTCGAGCGCCAGCTCGTCACCCCCTCGCGCTTCGACAAGTACCTGGCCGGTGACGAGAAGGCGCTCACCGAGGCGGAGAAGCACGGCCTGAAGAAGTTCCTCGAGCAGGGCTGCCAGACCTGCCACAACGGCCCGGCCATCGGTGGCTCGCTGCAGAAGCTGGGTCTCGTGGTGCCCTTCCAGTCCAAGGACCAGGGCCGCTTCGACCTGACCAAGCAGGAGTCGGACCGGATGATCTTCCGCGTCCCCACCCTGCGCAACGTGACGAAGACGGGTCCGTGGTTCCACGACGGCTCCATCACGGAGATCCAGACGGCCGTGAAGCTGATGGCCCAGCACCAGTTCGGCAAGCAGATCACCGACGAGGACGCGAAGGCGATCGTCACCTTCCTGGACTCGCTCACCGGTGAGCTGCCCAAGAGCTACATCGCCAAGCCGAAGCTGCCGGCCAGCGGCCCGAAGACCCCGAAGCCGGACCCGACGTAG
- a CDS encoding fatty acid desaturase, producing the protein MFRHPEDRIPVLMFVCVFALDLTVYFTAQSWWLPVLYLGLGAIPKGWISSWNHHHQHLTMFRHPLPNRLLEIIFGFQTGVTSHAWFLHHVVGHHLNYLDQDLDESRWKRPDGSTMGEMEYALKTALTAYPRAFQVGKKYPQARRIFVSMGLLQLALLGVLFWHNWYNALFVFLLPMCLSLYLTAWATYFHHVGLETKDHNEASYNILHRGYNLMTGNLGYHTAHHSKQGLHWSKLPELHAKLARNIPANLYRQPGIPFVWSGSEAKLELGAEEVEALAQREPAGT; encoded by the coding sequence TTGTTCAGGCACCCCGAAGATCGCATCCCCGTCCTCATGTTCGTGTGCGTGTTCGCGCTCGACCTGACCGTCTACTTCACGGCGCAGAGCTGGTGGCTGCCAGTGCTGTATCTGGGGCTGGGGGCGATTCCCAAGGGGTGGATCAGCTCGTGGAACCACCACCACCAGCACCTGACGATGTTCCGCCACCCCCTGCCCAACCGCCTGCTGGAGATCATCTTCGGGTTCCAGACCGGGGTGACCTCGCACGCGTGGTTCCTGCACCACGTGGTCGGCCACCACCTCAACTACCTGGACCAGGACCTGGACGAGTCGCGGTGGAAGCGCCCCGACGGCAGCACCATGGGTGAGATGGAGTACGCGCTCAAGACGGCGCTCACGGCCTATCCCAGGGCCTTCCAGGTGGGGAAGAAGTACCCCCAGGCGCGGCGCATCTTCGTGAGCATGGGCCTGCTGCAGCTGGCGCTGCTCGGCGTGCTGTTCTGGCACAACTGGTACAACGCGCTCTTCGTCTTCCTGCTGCCCATGTGCCTGTCGCTCTACCTGACGGCGTGGGCCACCTACTTCCACCACGTGGGCCTCGAGACGAAGGACCACAACGAGGCGTCGTACAACATCCTGCACCGGGGCTATAACCTGATGACGGGGAACCTGGGCTACCACACCGCGCACCACTCCAAGCAAGGGCTGCACTGGTCGAAGCTGCCGGAGCTGCACGCGAAGCTGGCGCGGAACATCCCGGCCAACCTCTACCGTCAGCCGGGCATCCCGTTCGTGTGGAGCGGTTCCGAGGCGAAGCTGGAGCTGGGCGCCGAGGAGGTCGAGGCGCTCGCCCAGCGGGAGCCCGCGGGCACCTGA
- a CDS encoding 16S rRNA (uracil(1498)-N(3))-methyltransferase, which yields MNLLLLQDSDFLPDGTVQMTGRRAQHAREVLRAEPGETLRVGQLGGLVGTGEVLENTPGLLRLRVTLTDPPPPRAGVDLLLAIPRPKALKRVLPAVAQLGVDRVVLVNAARVEKSYFDSKVLAPEFIEELLLQGLEQARDTRLPEVLVRERFRPFVEDELDAVFGTEALRLLPHPPAKQPLTRVGVQTAPRMVLAVGPDGGWVPFETELLEAHGFHPFSLGPRILRVETAVPVLLGQLALLREDTSRTT from the coding sequence TTGAACCTCCTGCTCCTCCAGGACTCCGATTTCCTCCCGGACGGCACCGTCCAGATGACCGGCCGCCGCGCCCAGCACGCCCGCGAGGTGCTGCGCGCCGAGCCCGGGGAGACGCTGCGCGTCGGGCAGCTCGGCGGGCTCGTGGGCACCGGCGAGGTGCTGGAGAACACCCCCGGCCTGCTGCGCCTGCGCGTCACCCTCACCGACCCGCCTCCCCCAAGGGCCGGGGTGGACCTGCTGCTCGCCATTCCCCGCCCCAAGGCCCTCAAGCGGGTGCTGCCCGCGGTGGCCCAGCTCGGCGTGGACCGGGTGGTGCTCGTCAACGCCGCCCGGGTGGAGAAGAGCTACTTCGACTCCAAGGTGCTGGCCCCCGAGTTCATCGAGGAGCTCCTCCTCCAGGGACTGGAGCAGGCCCGGGATACCCGGCTCCCCGAGGTGCTCGTCCGCGAGCGCTTCCGCCCCTTCGTCGAGGACGAGCTGGATGCCGTCTTCGGCACGGAGGCCCTCCGGCTCCTCCCCCACCCCCCCGCGAAACAGCCACTCACCCGGGTAGGCGTGCAGACGGCCCCCCGGATGGTGCTGGCCGTGGGGCCGGACGGAGGTTGGGTGCCCTTCGAGACGGAATTGCTGGAAGCACACGGCTTCCACCCCTTCTCCCTGGGGCCGCGCATCCTCCGGGTGGAGACGGCCGTCCCCGTCCTGCTCGGCCAACTGGCACTTCTGAGGGAGGACACCTCGCGCACGACGTAG